The genomic region TGATACTAAATATTCTCCTCTCAGCTTGGAAGTTTGAAGTgtatcaaaatgttgttttcaaatttttgataCACATGAAATTTCTCATTGAACAAACAATGAAGCAGTCTGCAAATTTATCACATAATTGGAAAAGACTATATCATTACTCGTGTCTTTCTTGTATAACTTCATTTTCAGCCCGGCACCGTCTCACAATGCTTATCATCGTCAGGGCTTTCCGTCACTCTTGTTCATTGGGCAGAGTTAACCAGCTGCACACTCGGTCAAAGCTGATTTCTAACATTCAACTTCATTGTAGATCTAGTATTGCTAAAGGAGCTATAATCAATGGTAATGTCAGAGGATTACAAACTTCTCAGACTTTATTGTCTGGAATCAGATGTCTCTCTCAAAGATCAATCCAACATCAACTCATCTTGATTAGAAGACAGCCACAGATATGCAGTATACGATGGTTTCACAGGAGCCGAAGACACCAAGCTCAGCCATTGCTGTTGCTGATGGTATTTAAGTCAATTGCAAAGATATCAGCAGTTATAAGTGGCAggtaaacttttgttttcagtttACTTCAGTattcaaaattttaaacttaTTAACTTTTTTGAGtattgtaaataataaaattaagtaGGACCATAAACTAGCAAATTTATACACAACAGAGAAATTATTAGCTATAGCAGGATAACGTAACACCATCAACCTTAAGGATATTGAATTGTATATCCTTCGAACAACCATGTTAATGTTCTAACAACACTTTCTCATAGTTTCCAATTGACATTGTACAATAtaagtatacagtacatgtttatATGAACATAACATTTgacttcattaatattcatgcatacATTTGTTTTGATACTATGTTCACTAAAcagactttgtcaacatgataaccgATTCCTGGTGCCTTCTTTTATATGTTgctgcattagtcaatagataaacctcttcattttggtgtgcacaatttcatgaatattaacatgacAAACATGTTTCAGCATCAGAACCACTaaacgtttttgttttcctATTACTTGTATTTTGTTGtgaaaagaaacatgaaatgaaattgaaatgaaatatcagttttcattatttcttcaaGTTGACCAGAAAGTAATTTGCTACCTAAATATTAAGTGTTTATATATTAAGTGTAAATATTAAGTGTGTGGAACCTGAACTGTGTTGCAAATTTGCTTCAGAAATGGCTATGATTTTGTTGTACATTTTTAGTTTGCTGTATTTTTTAGAGCTGAACAAAACGCCAACGAGCtaggtattggtcagagggggcaagaatggtctgtaggggcactttcgacactatcaaAGTGGAGCGCAACCACAGGTTtccgcagagcgtacagaatttttcagtaaagatactccctagatcgccagaaatgaccctttccgggccttgctaatttgcagataaacgaagaataaatagccgttagagcattttgtcagaaaattacaccaacataatgtgacaaatgtcaatatgtagatgagagcgcaataaaaaagtcaataatcgcgaataagtaaaaagtggcaaaaagctgaaaagggcaccagcagtccatttgagtccgtcaggggggcatccgcccccctgactgtatagaCACTCCGCCACTGATTATATGGTttactgataaaaaaaaagtatattttttatttcttcttatttcAGAGCATTCAGGAAGTGGAGGACGTCTCTACCCCAACATCGATCTGAATCAATAACTGAAACTGTTAAGAGAAACGTCTGGAAGATTGCTGGAGCAGTTGCGAGTCTATTTGGATTAGGTCTTGTCTATTACTACTCTCATATAGAACAGACACCGATCACTAACCGTAAAAGATTCTTGGCACTCAATAGCAAACAACTAGCAGATGTAATTGAAGTAGAATATGAACAGGTTAgccattttccttctttttctattttgtttcttttgtgaATTATTTAACAGTTGAAAATTCTTACAATTCTGCATCACATTTTGGATGGTACCGTACATTTAACTTGTTAAATTCATATTAAATTTCCCGAGAAATTTACAAACTGGCTGGATGCGAAGGAAAAAGGAGGTTGGAAAACAGGTAGTGGTGAGAAATTGCCATAACGGTGACTAAACTCATGATTAATATGCCCCTGACAGGTCACCTTGTACCCTATGCGGAGTTTGTAGTTACATCTGTTACATTTATCTTGAGGCTGTTTGCTTATGAGATACCTTAAAAggatattctggtggctgaagttgattgctttagGAAAATTGCTGAAAGTTATCTGAATCTTTAggtgaaaaccacatcctcataacattttgtatcgcgatgaaacaatttaaaaaaaacaattctcaCCAGAAAATCCTTGCAGTAATGTTTAGTTATGTTCATCCTTGCAGTCTACACAGGAGGTAAAATGAGGTGGTTGAACCAGGGATGCGTTATTTAGATGGATACAACGGTTTCGTTAAACCTCTAAAATCATTTCAATAGATTGTTGAAACTCATTAATCACTTTTGACAATTTATTCAGTTGATTGACAGTTCTTTAGTTGGTCTTTTCAACTCCCCagcataaccccccccccacctctccttatcaatcatttatatttacaccTAACATAAAATCGAACGATACCTTCAACAGTTAACGATGCTTTGAAGCATCTGTAGTTTCCAACATATGTTACAGCTACATATGATATTAAAGTAAAAGGGTCAACATTATTAATTAAACACCTCGTGGAAGGATAAACTTTGAGATGAATGCTAACAAAATAAGTCTAAACTTGGATGTTGTCCACAGAGATTACCGAAGATTCCCATCATTTCTATGATTTCTTATAACAGTATTGACAAACAGAAAGATGTAAAGAATCACATCCTTACATTGAACAATGAGTCGTTTCACGTCGAAAATGTTAATTTTGGATATTAAGAAAACGACGggtaataaaaataaagtatCGTAGAACCTGGTCTAGCAACTGCCTTTAAACTGCAGTAGACAACTCAAGGTATTGTGTCTGATTGTAATACGATTTTTGTGCAATCAAATTCTTGGGAACAAAACAATAAAGGAGCTGATCGTCCATAACAAGTGAGTCTCAAAGATAGCTGTCTTCGTTGTGTAAATAACACATCCCTGGGTGCAATGTTTTGATAAAACAGCCCTAAAGAAAGACttgaatgaatatttgtttgATGAAAGGTGATGTTCATTAAGATGCAAATAGTAGTATGAATGCAAACAATAtagaaatatagacacattcaTATGCAATGTGTACATAAATTCCACTTTTGTTTAATACTTGCTGTAATAAtccaataaattaaatgtgttcTGGCATTTTGAAGGTAATTATTTCTCCTCTATCCTGTTCCTCGCatgttcatatatttcattCTCCTTTCGCAGCATTTGAAGGACTTTGAAGGTCTGATACTTCCGACATCTCATCCTTTGCATGAGGTAGTCGAAAGGATAACCACCAGTCTACTGAAAGGGAACCAAGACTTACATCAAATCAGGGACAAGACCTGGACGATACATGTCGTCAATAAAGACATCAAGAATGCTTTCGTCCTCCCTgtaagaattgttttttttaaagttaagaaATTTTCAttattcaatatcaaaatgAGATGAAAAAAATTGACAGGAAATCTAGGTTTTTGTGATATCCTCACTCTGTCCAACACTTACCCCCTCCTCTTGGACAGTTATAGTAGTTGTGTTTTAAACAATCAAGCTACCACCAATTTAAACCTCTGTTTCCTTACACTGGAAGACATTCAGCAGAAAGCATGTTGCAAATGTGGCAGTATAACTTCAAACCTACTTCTTTGAGGTGCCTGaccacgtttttttttatttcctttttttgaaagggggagggggtatcatAATGTACACAGTAGAAAATTTAGTGCATGTTATGTTGGTCTCCACATAAGTCTTTTTTCCACATAAATCCATGTGATATTTTGTGCTGAAGGGTCCATATCCCACAAGGGTCTCTATCCCTTAGGCAACTATATCCCTCAAACATCTATATCCCTCAGGGGTCTATATCCCTCAAGGGTCTATATCCCTCAAGGCTCTGTATCCTTCAAGCATCTATATCCCTCAAGGGTCTATATCCCTCAAGGGTCTGTATCCCTCAAAGGTCTATATCCCTCAGGGGTCTATATCCCTCAAGGCTCTGTATCCTTCAAGCATCTATATCCCTCAAGGGTCTGTATCCCTCAAAGGTCTATATCCCTCAAGGGTTGATATCCCTCAAGGGATAATATGAAAGATATCTCCCTGCGGATGAGATCAACAAGCACATATCAAGACTCCTTCGATCTTTGCAAGACTCATAAAGAGCTGGTCGTACAACAAGAAAAGTCACATTGCAGACAAATATGGGGGTTTACATGGCACATGTCATTAGCACACTTTTGTATACACGTGAGTCCTGGTCAACCTCTGCTAAAGCGGGAAAGAATACTCAACTGTTTCTACTTGAACTGCCTACATAAGTTGCAAATAATGACAGAGAACTGGATTTCTAAAGAACAGTTACATTGATGTTGTtttgaaagggggagggggtatcataatgtaaacatttataTCCCTCAATGGTCTATTCCTCAAGATCTATATCCCTCAAACATGCTATCACCCAGAATAAAGATGCCTTGTCATTCTTAAATCAATAtaaatctttttcttttctttcgtcTGACAGAATGGTCACATATTTGTCTTTACTGGTTTATTCAAGTCCGTAACCAATGAACAACAGCTTGGGATTGTCCTTGCGCATGAAATATCTCACGTGGTCTTGAACCATTCGGTGAGTGAAATATATCCTTTGCTATCTCTGTAATAtccccttttttctttgtttttggtcCTTTTTTAATATAAGCAGACCAGATGAGGAAGCAACAGAAATTTGCCTGACAACAAAACTAGCATTATTGGTTATTAACACCCTTATGCCAATTAGTTAGCTCATACCTAATGGGAATCCTCATCATATGTTCATCAATACAGTTACGAGCAATATTTATATCCTATCGTTTCGCTCTTCTCCCGACCCCTCCCTATCTCCATCTCTTTCAAAGATTATTAAactaaaagaaaggaaaaagtttGACTTATTTACACCTGAAATGTTGATGCAGCAATGACATTCATACCgctctttattttataattttttcaaaataattatttcatattttttcaaattaaaagaGAATATAGGTTCTTGTAGGTTTaacaattacaattacaaaacCACAAATATTACAGATATGCTGGTGTTTATTTACCAAAGAATACCCAACAATTAACATAGCTATTATCATCAAGATATATTTTAAGGTATTAAACAGcttgaaaatttaaaacataCTACAGAAAGAGCTATTTTCCTAGCCTTTTCAAGATTGCTTTCATATTGAAAAAAAGGTATCCAGTTAAAATATTTTGGGATATTATAttcaaatgtaatttttgaTAATTTCCCAATTTTACTCTTTATAAAACACTGTTCTACTGTTTCTTGCATTTTTTTGGTTCCAGGCAGAGCAAATCAGCCTCTTTGAATTTTTAGACCTTTTCATGATCATCGTTCTCGGTGGGATATGGGCTATTTTACCCAACGACGGGTTGGCAATAGTCGCGACATGGTTCAAGAATAAAGTTGTCGAGGTAAGTTTGAAATGGAAAGGAAGGAAGAAATCATGCAGTGAGTGTGGCATCTTTGGTTTACTGTCTATCCCAGACAAAAAGATATGTATATCCATTCCATCAATAAAGTTTCAGCATGTGAACACTAACAACCTTTCTGGGGAATGCTCCTATACTATGTAGTGAAACAAACTAGTCAAGGTGTGTTCTCTGCGAACTCTATGACAGCTTTCTTTTCGTCTTCAAAAGGTGAAATTATCTAGAAAGTACCTGAAAACAGAAAAATTACAGCTGAATCTTATGTGCAAACTTGTCTGAAAAAGGTCATTGAGACACACATGCTTCAACTTTtaatggttttatttttttattactgtgcttgttttgttttttttgtctttttgtaaCTTATGTATGTTGTGATCAAATAAGCCCTTAACATGATCAAATGATGGCATTTAATTTAGTTTCAACACTGTACTTAATATGCTACCTAAAGGAATATTTTGAGTTTTCACGTTTTGTATAGCGTTCTTGATATCTATGCAATTCTGAAAATGGTATGGTTTATGTACACCAAACTTGTCCATACATATAATTGGAATTGTGTAGCAAGGTGCTCACTTTGCACAGTATTTAATGAtatgcgatactggataaattattccctgtaacTCATGCATATGTAAGAGAGATACCTTAGAATGCGAAGGTACAGTTGAGGTATTCGTTGTACAGATGGTGGTTAGTTTAAAAAGTTGATGACTTTCTTCCATTTCCCTTAAATCCACTTTCAGATCTTTCACACGAACcttacattttgtttgtttattttgcatCATTTCCTTGAGTAATTGTTTTATGTTGAAtagctttttttgttgttgtaattttaGCTACAAAGCTACTTTAAAAccattcatttatcattttaatttattctcacaattatattttcacttttaattACAGCTGTTGCTCACAATGCCGTACAGTCGTCTCCTAGAAACAGAAGCAGATGAAGTTGGCTTGCAACTTGCTGCAAAGGTAACTATGGATTCCAATTGCTGGAATCCCCATTTTAACAACAACATTAATGTATTTCCCTGTAAGGTTATCTTGTTGTAAAGATGAACCTGTAATATTGggaaggtcatttaaggtcatcagAGAAGtctgaaagccttgtaaacatgatatctaaAGTGGGAAGTTTTAGCTGAATATTAAACTACATATGAGGATAGCTCATATCGAGTACCAATACCTTATTGTTTTTAGTGGATTTCAATGGTCATATCGTATCAGTGAAACAGAAGATTTTGTGGAAACCTTGTCAGTATGATATCTCCAGAAGGGGAACCTTCATATCTAACACTCCTAAAAGATACAGGTAATAacatcatcgaaacctcaatgcatgtTTCATTTTGGGGTTTTTTCAATTCGTGGCTCCATaaacactccccccccccccccaacatgaACAATTGTTAGTCTACAGTCAGTCCCTCATATACAATTTTGGCCTGAGCTAGTTAGTATCAATTGCTGTACACTAGTGCTAAGTTAAAATTCATAAAAGATGTTGTTATATCTGTAGTCATTATGAGCTTCAGAGAGAACCTTGCTATCTTCAGTCTCGTCTTATCATTCTTGGCTCCATCAACACACACCctacccttcccccaccccccccccaacatgaATAATTATTAATCTACATGAGTCCTCTCGTATACAATCCTGGCCTGAGCTAGTAAGTATTAATTGCTGTACACTAGTGCTAAGTTACAATTCAATAAAAGATGTTTTGATCTCTGTATTCATTGTGAGCTTCAGACAGAACCTTGCTCTTCAGTCTTATCTTATCATTCTTGGCTCCATAAACACACGCtacccccccactccccacatGAATAATTATTCATCTACAGTGAGTCCTTTCGTATACAACTTTGGCCTGAGCTAGTAAGTACCAATTGCTGTACACTAGTGCTAAGTTACAATTCAATAAAAGATGTTTTGATGTCTGTAGTCATTGTGAGCTTCAGACAGAACCTTGCTCTCTTCAGTCTTATCAAAGCCTATCCCAGTAAACATCTGCTCTGATGCTTttatgacacaattttgcatgATGCTATCAgcaaaaaatgttcaattgtagAGTATATAAAACAGATTGTACAGGTTGTTTTacctgaaaatgaatgaaatttcATTTCTACTTGTTTTCACGGAGATGGTGTCTACTGTACAACAATTCTGTAAAATTTCAGTTAGTAGTTAAATTTATGGattattttgtaacttttgatcCATAACAGAGGCCCAAGCATTATACAATAGCCCCCCAGAATGAATCATGCGGGCAGTTAccacagccccccccctctctcacTGGCAGACAGATTAGTAAAAATGTATGTCTACTgaacagtacatacagtaaatatataacatgtgtATGCATACAACCTAAACATTCAAAAATTCTTTACCATTATTTAAACAATGCAGAATATAGCACCATTATTGCATCTAAGCAACCTTTTCTTTACCCCTCCCTTTAGATCTCTTCCCAACCTGACTTAATATCTTAGCCACCACaccacactccccccccccccaggaaccCAAAAAGGTGATTTTGCCCCTGATTCATGAATGTAGGTTATGGTATTCACTAAGACTGATGCACTAAAAGACAATCTGTACACTTGTAAATGTGATTACAAGAAGTATTTCTTGTATACATGGATTTTGGCCCATTGAATTACTGAGATGTGTTTGTAAAGCAGAAATGTCAGGGAATGAGTAAAGCAAGTCGAACAATAGTATTTGCTAGTGTACAGCTGTAATACAGATTTAATAACTtaagttaagaaaacaaaaagtaaacaatagCTTCTAGTTAACAATAAAATGTGTAAGGACAACAGTTGTCATAAGGTATTCAACTAATTTTGGTTATCTGCATTTTGCAAAAGTTCTCTTCCTTTTATTTGTCACTCTTTAGTTGAACTTTAGTTTCAGGTAGAAATCCCCTCACTCGGATGATTGTATTTTCTCTGAGTATCTCTGCTTAAAGGACCGTTTATCAGTGTATCTTCACGGTTTGTATCCGCTACTAATTTTCAGGCCTGTCTCGATGTGAGAGAAAGCCAAGTTTTCTGGGAAACTATGTCCAGGAACAGCCCAGACACAGAAGATTTGGTATTTCTTAGTACGCATCCTACCCACAGCCAACGAGCTAAACATCTGGAAGAACTCATACCTCAGGTACCTTGGGGCATTCATCCtctctcgggggggggggagggagggggatgtcTTCTCGTGtgcaattttaaatttatttcatcagGTTATAGGTCATCAGTATGGCCTCCATAATTTTTAGTGTGCTAAATTTTGCTCAAAAATCCTGAATTTTACCTACCAGGAGATTCTGACTATTAAAAttactgtgtaaaagtaagttagcttgacgtttcgatcatagcaagatcttcttcagaggctaaatgacaagtaacagtaacagaagggacaaaaaacatgcacagaatacagacaggttaatgagcacggtgaacaaaACATGTAACATGTGAGGGAAAATCCCTTGAGAGTTGCAGTAGAATACTTTattaaatgtatgagcatgagaaGCCACTATTTTGACTTTCAGGCATATTTTGGGGTTATCCTGAAAGCCTCTAAAACATCTGATAACATTTGCTGGGTTATTTTTCTCTGTGTGTGTAGAAAGGGATTTCTGATGGCTGAGGGTGTGAATGTTGTGGGGGTGAGAGAGTTAACTGTTTTTGGATGGGCTGAGTCCTTGGAAGCTGCAGCATTTTTCAGATATCACTTCATTTTTCATTCCAATTTTCAAGCACGACCATAAATGCCAAAGAGTGAAATTAAGGTTTAAATTCGTCTGGAAAATGTCACAGTAACCTTCTGCTTTTTCTTCTTCCTGTTTGTTTGTAAGCATTTGATTttgagaggaggggagggggttgataAGATAAAAGCAAGATGTCATTTGCAATGCTGTTTGACCTTCCTATGCATTCCTCAATTTTTACTGCAtcacattttgaaaaatttgtcTAGAGAAATGAAAAGGTGTCTGTCTGAGCATTCTGAGTTAAGATCAAGTAGCTCCGCACTTACCAGGGAGCTGCAAATGTGCTTTCAAGTAAAGAATTTAAATTGTACTAATACGTTTGTTCACCTTATCTCTTACACAGGCAATCAGAGTGAGAGAATATTGTGGCTGTGCTCCCTTACCTATCAGAGATCCAAGAACTGTTGAAGCAAACACACTAGCAGAAGCAGGATAGAATATTACTCCAAACTGTCTTTCAGTGCCAAACCTGAGCATCAATGTTCAATTTCGAGATGGTACCATTTTTAAATGACGTTTATACCACGACATATCTTTTTACATTCAGTGCCTATGCCTTCAAATGTCTTTTCATGTTGTCACTATGTTCTTTGAACTTACTAAGTATGTGTATAAACGAACAAAGTGTGGGATTTGTATTCATCACTacataaaagtatatatattttcatatatatatatatatatatgtaacctaGGTCAAACTCCAAAAAACGGACTCAAAATTTCTGGTATGCTTCTGCTGTCTCCttgtttaattaaaaaacacaAGGATACTTTGTTAGTTGCTCGGTGATAACCAGTGATCAGAAATAGTCATCAAATCTATTACAATTAAATTAAAACTAAGCCTTAATTATATGTAACCCCCTCAACTAAACCCCAAAATACCAGGCCCCATTTGTATGACGGTGTCGCTGACTTGTCGAGCACCAAAGTAGACAGAATAATTTGTTGTAATTTGTTGTAATTCTGTCCTGACCAGTTCCCGACCTTGAAACACTCAAGTGCTACCAAGAAGTCCTCAAACCATCTATAAAGGCCACTGTGAGTATCTCCGATAAGTAACCACCGAATTGGTGTCACTCCATTCGTATACAGCAAGGagattttggcaaaaactgaaTAAGTAGTCTCCTCTTACAAGGGACAGTCTGCCCTGACCAACCAGCACAATGGACCACCCACAAAAACGTGGGTGCGCTATCAGAACAAGAATTTAGCAACACCCTAAAGGCACCCCTTAGGGCTTTCGATCAAGATAATGCACCTATCAATCTAACCCAGGTTACCTGGTTACAATCTCCCCCTTCTAAAATTGCATTGTCCCCAATGCCAGATACATCAATCAAATCGAACTAAACATCCAGCATTAGTAATCATTACTACCCTTTCACCAATTCCTTGTTTTCTGTGATAAGTGGGAAAACCCAGTTTGTCAAAGGTCAACTTGTCAGGGGGTCGACGGTTTCATTTAGGAAACTTCACTCCTACACTAGGTTTGCCAGCATTAACAATattgtttggaacttcagacggATTCGATTCCTAATCACTCCCTCTGCTCCCTCTTCAGGAGTGGTATAGGACTGGGAGTGAATCCATCAGCATCTGGTCTCTCTTCGTTGAATATGTTGAGGTCAGATTCTTCCTCAGGGACTGGGGTATCATGACCAACCGTAATTTCGTCTTCATGTGGACTAGAACTTTCAGATTTTGGGTTACCAAAGTCGTTTCCTTTCAGGTCATTGTCATTAGTCTCCTCCAGTAAGTTTCTCAATACCTCTTCCAGACCCGGATTTTCACTCCCTTGATCTTCCGTAGCGCCCCCCTGTGCTAATTTGATGGCTCAAAGCATACTTATACTAAGTCCTGGACGGGACTCCTGGGCCTCCAGGTTCAATTTCTGCGTTCCTTAACTTGATGTAAGGTTAGGCCTccaacaaattttgaaaaactcTTATTCTCTATCACCTCCTTGACAATTTCTGCGGGGAACATGTACAGCTCTCGCTTGGCGGTGGAAGATTGGATGGACATTGACTCAGAGCATCTGCATACTTGTTTAGCCTACCTGGTCGATACTTTATCTCAAGGTTGAACGGGGCTAGTTGGGCTGCCCACCTCTGCTCTGTTGCACCTAACCTGGCAGTCTGTAAATGTGCCAAAGGATTGTTATCTGTGTATACTGTAAACTTAGCACCAGTCAGGTAACCACGGCATTTGTCGACAACAGCCCATTTCAGCGCTAATAACTCTATCTTGAAACTAGAAAAGTCACTGTAGTTCTTTTCTGCACCACGCAACCCCCTACTTGCATAGACCACTGGGTGTAGCTGACCGTCACTATCTGCTTGAAGAAGACAGGCCCCAAGACCTCTCAGTGATGCATCTACCTCCAGTACAAAAACTCTATTAAAATCTGGGTACGCCAAAACAGGTGCTGTGGACAAAAGAGCTTTAAGTCGGCTAAATGACTCGTCTGCTTTCGGTGTCCATTCAAACTGAGGTTGAGGTTTGACATGCTTTCCTTTTCTTGCTCCTTGATTGCCAGCTATTGCATGAAGTGGTGAGGCCAATTTCACAAAACCTGGCACAAATCTGCGATAGTATGATGCTAAGCCTAGAAATGAGCTGAGCTCACTGATGTTTGTTGGTGCAGGCCAATTGACAATGCGATCAACCTTATCTGGATCCACTGATATGCCGTCTGCATTAACCACATGCCCCAGATGTCATGTCCGATGGTGGTGGCCGTAAACCggtcatgataataataacacgTGAAACAGTTGGTTGCCATTTACAAGTCTGTTTATTTAACAATATAGGTGGCGCTATCCCAATATGGGAATTCGGCGGAACATAAAATAAGACAATACAGTACACTCCTCCCCTTGTCAACAACTAAAAATTTTATGTCCTAAAAAGTAACAACCTGTAATAaacattatttacaaatcaAGAATCTTATTCGGTTTCCTCATTCTGTCTGACCTTCTGAGTAAAATTTGACTATCAACTGACTGTCTTGGAGAATCAGGTTTACCAGATTCCAACAAATGTGGTGAAGTTTTTTCCCTAACCTGACTCTCTGATGTGTCAGACTCATGATCttcatctggcaacaacagtcTGTCAAACATTTCTGAGTGAGTGGATTCCAAAGCTGTGGTGCTTTGAGATTCTTTCAAATCAGACTGTGTTTGAGCAAAAAATGACTTTGACCGTATCTGGTTCAGATGTCTCTTCCAAGTTTGACCTTCTACTTGAATGAGATATGTCACAGGACCTAACACTTTGTAAACAACTCCAGTTACCCATTTACCATAATTCTTTCTGAAATCTAGGACTGAGACAGAATCACCTACAGAAAATTGTCTCACTGAACCTTCCATGACTTCATGACTTTGACCTTTTGATAACTTGGTACTCAGAGACGGTTTCAAAGAACTCAAACGTGTTCTCAGCTCACGCTTCAAAAATAACTTAGATGGTGTTTCTTTTGTTACCGAATGTGGAGTCACTCTATATGACAATAAGAACCGGTCTAATTTCTGATGTAAATTACCAGATTC from Apostichopus japonicus isolate 1M-3 chromosome 2, ASM3797524v1, whole genome shotgun sequence harbors:
- the LOC139977249 gene encoding metalloendopeptidase OMA1, mitochondrial-like gives rise to the protein MLIIVRAFRHSCSLGRVNQLHTRSKLISNIQLHCRSSIAKGAIINGNVRGLQTSQTLLSGIRCLSQRSIQHQLILIRRQPQICSIRWFHRSRRHQAQPLLLLMVFKSIAKISAVISGRAFRKWRTSLPQHRSESITETVKRNVWKIAGAVASLFGLGLVYYYSHIEQTPITNRKRFLALNSKQLADVIEVEYEQHLKDFEGLILPTSHPLHEVVERITTSLLKGNQDLHQIRDKTWTIHVVNKDIKNAFVLPNGHIFVFTGLFKSVTNEQQLGIVLAHEISHVVLNHSAEQISLFEFLDLFMIIVLGGIWAILPNDGLAIVATWFKNKVVELLLTMPYSRLLETEADEVGLQLAAKACLDVRESQVFWETMSRNSPDTEDLVFLSTHPTHSQRAKHLEELIPQAIRVREYCGCAPLPIRDPRTVEANTLAEAG